ATTCGCCTAACTTCGCCGAAAGAGGGGGAATTACTCGACTTTTTTGGTGGTATGTTGGATTTACGCGCTCAAGAAATCCGGGTTCTCCACGCTAATAGTTTTATTGAGGATCCGACGCGCATCTATCGAGCGGTGCGTTTTGCCACTCGGTTAAGATTTGTTATTGAACCCTTGACAGAAAGCTATATTAGGTATGCGATCGAAAGTGGGGTTTATGATCGCTCGCGGCAAGAAAATCAGAATGCACCCGCTTTACAGTCCCGTTTAAAAGCGGAGTTGAATTATATTTTAGAGGCGGATTACTGGGAAAGTGCCTTAGCAAAGTTGGCTGATTTGGGGGCTTTGCACTGTTTACACGGGGATTTAAGTTTAAATCGGGCTTTATGGCGACAATTGCGCTGTCTCAGTCGTTGGTTAGATTGTTTAAGTCTGGAATTGCCGGTGAATGCTTGGTTAATGCGGTTGGAATTATTAATCGCTTCTCTGGCTGTGGGGGAAAGAATAGCGATCGCTAATAATTTACAATTGCCCAAAGATACAGTGGAGCGTTTACAAAAACTAGAAGTTATGGAAAGGGAGATTAGCAATAATTTTGCTTATGATCGACCCGTTAGTCAAATTGTCAGCTTTTTCAAGAGTTATCAGGTTCCTAGTTTGTTATTGGTGGCGGTGAGGAGTGAGACTAGGATGCGGGCTTTAATCTGGCAATATTTAACTAAATGGTCTCAGATAGAGGCTCCTATCGACGGCAATGACCTAAAAGCTTTGGGTTATCAACCGGGTCCCCAGTTTAAATCGTTACTTGCGGCAGTGTTGGGGGCAACTTTAGATGGAATAGTCAGCAATAAAAGCGAAGCTATGGCTTTTATTGCTAGTTTAACTAAGTCAGCAGATTAGGTATCGGCTGCCCCTTCATTTTCCGAAGATTGTCTTTGATCGCTGGAATAACCGCCTCTACCTCCTCTGGTGGTGGTACGATTAGAGGCAGCCCGGAATTGACGAGCGTAGGCGCGGTTGCGTTCCGCTTTTTCTTTTTTCAAATTACGACGTTTAGCCACAAGAATCTCCTTGGGATATTAGATAGACAAGCGGGGAAACGAGCGATCGCTTCCCCTATTGACAATGAAAAGAAGTTAGGTAATCATAGCCTAGAATGGTTACGATCAGGGATTAGTAGCGACGATCTCGATTGCGATCACCACCAGCGAAAGAAGATCTGGGTTCTTTTTCACGAGCTTGATTGACTTTTAATTCTCGTCCCATCCATTGAGCGCCGTCAAGAGCGGCAATAGCCTTCGCTTCTTGCTCTGGGGTTTCCATTTCCACGAAAGCGAACCCGCGTTTTCTTTTCGTTTCCCGATCCATGGGAAAGTGAACGCGCTTGATTTCACCATATTCGGTAAAAACCTCAACTACGTCTTCTTGGTCAACCTCGAAGGGGAGATTACCAACATAAATTGACATAAAACCTATCCTTGCACAGATAAAAACAACAGATTTGTAGAGAACCAAGATTTCGGGAACTAGCTGAACCAATACTAAACAGAAACGCTTTGACCATTAATACTGACAACGAGCCGCAGTGCCGACTTTTATTCTCGATTTCCATCCTAGCACATAGCTATTAGCTTTGATCGATGCTGCCTCTCCCGCCACCCGAGCAGATAAACTAGACTAGAATGCTGCCCTATAAAATGCCCTAATTATGAGTTTATCCCCCCATCCGATCGAAACTGCCCTAAAAACCCTGGCAGGGAAAGCGGAAAATTCCATCGAACAAACAACAACCCTAGAAGACTTAGAACAGCTAAGGGTGAATTATCTCGGTAAGAAAGGAGAATTATCGCAGATTTTACGCGAAATGGGCAAATTAAGCCCCGAAGAGAGACCGCGATTAGGTGCGATCGCTAATGAGGTAAAAGAATCAGTACAATCGCTGCTGGAATCCCAGCGAGAAAGTCTCCAGAATGCCCAAATTAAGGCGAAATTAGCGGCGGAAACCCTCGATGTCACCCTGCCTGCTCTTAGCCGTCCTTTAGGGCGAATTCACCCCTTAAATAGCACAGTTGATCGCATGATCGATATTTTCGTCGGTCTGGGTTACAGCATCGCCACCGGGCCGCAGGTAGAAACCGATTATTATAATTTTGAGGCTTTAAATATCCCTGCTGACCATCCGGCCCGGGATATGCAGGATACTTTTTTCTTGAGGGATGGTCGTTTATTGCGGACCCATACCTCCCCGGTGCAGATTCGCTACATGGAAAGTCACGAACCCCCGATTCGGATTGTGGCCCCGGGCCGGGTTTATCGTCGCGATACCGTGGATGCAACCCATTCTGCGGTTTTCCATCAAGTGGAATTATTAGCGGTGGACCGGGGATTAACCTTTACGGATTTGAAAGGAACAATTAAAGAATTTCTTAAGCAAATGTTTGGGGCCGATTTACCGGTTAAATTCCGCGCTTCCTACTTCCCTTTTACCGAACCCTCGGCCGAGGTAGATGTACAGTGGAAAGGCAAATGGTTGGAGGTGATGGGCTGTGGTATGGTGGATCCCAATGTCTTAAAAGCAGTCGGTTATGACCCCCAAATCTATACGGGTTTTGCTGCCGGTTTTGGTGTGGAAAGATTTGCTATGGTATTACATGAGATAGACGATATTC
This portion of the Microcystis aeruginosa NIES-2549 genome encodes:
- the pheS gene encoding phenylalanine--tRNA ligase subunit alpha, with product MSLSPHPIETALKTLAGKAENSIEQTTTLEDLEQLRVNYLGKKGELSQILREMGKLSPEERPRLGAIANEVKESVQSLLESQRESLQNAQIKAKLAAETLDVTLPALSRPLGRIHPLNSTVDRMIDIFVGLGYSIATGPQVETDYYNFEALNIPADHPARDMQDTFFLRDGRLLRTHTSPVQIRYMESHEPPIRIVAPGRVYRRDTVDATHSAVFHQVELLAVDRGLTFTDLKGTIKEFLKQMFGADLPVKFRASYFPFTEPSAEVDVQWKGKWLEVMGCGMVDPNVLKAVGYDPQIYTGFAAGFGVERFAMVLHEIDDIRRCYNSDIRFLRQF
- a CDS encoding RNA recognition motif domain-containing protein — its product is MSIYVGNLPFEVDQEDVVEVFTEYGEIKRVHFPMDRETKRKRGFAFVEMETPEQEAKAIAALDGAQWMGRELKVNQAREKEPRSSFAGGDRNRDRRY